The DNA window CTTCAGGTCGGTTGGGCTGTTACTCATGTTCGGTAGTCGGTTTTTGCTGGAGTGCTTTATGATATAGCGTTTCGGCACTTCCGCTCAATCGATTTGAGGTCACTTATGCGCGTCACCCAAGCGTCACCGTCGTCCGTCCTGCCTGCTGCCCCGTTCGCGGTCTTGCCAGTAATGAAACCGCGGACATCCCGCCTGCCCCTGCTTGCGGCGGCGGCCTGCGTGGCAGTCGCACTGGGTGGCTGCGCCGGCAAGACCGTGCTGGGGCCGAAGGAAGGCGCGCAGGTGGCGCAGCAGGCCAACCCGGTCGTCGACCCGGCGCAGGGCGCCGTCACCACGAAGGCATCGCAGATCCAGCGCTTCATGTGGTTCTTCTCGCCATATCGCCCGGATATTCAGCAAGGCAACTTCGTATCGAAGGAAATGCTCGCTCAACTGAAAACCGGCATGACGCGCGACCAGGTGCGCTTCATCATGGGTTCGCCGCTGCTGAACGATATCTTCCACGAGAACCGCTGGGACTACCCGTTCCGCTTCGCGCGCGGCGACGGCGAGCTGACCACGAGCAGCGTCGTCGTGTACTTCGACAAGGAAGGCAAGGTCGAGCGCTTCGAAGGCGGCGAACTGCCCACCGAGCGTGAATACATTGCCCGCATCGCCGGCCCGATCCGCCAGTTCAAGAAGGACGAAAAGCGCAACAGCGAAAACCAGCCGGCCGCGCAGCGCGCGCCACTGCCGAGCGGGCAGGATGCCGGCAACCGCAATCCGGTCGAGGTCACCACGTCGCCAGGCGGGCAGTAAGCACCAATAAGCGCCAATTAGCGCCAACAAGCAGTCGATTACATCACAAGAACAACATCAGGAACTACACATGAGCACTCTGAACATCGCCATCGCCGGCGCCGGCGGCCGCATGGGCCGCATGCTGGTGGAAGCCGTACTGAACGCGGATGACCTGCGCCTGTCCGGCGCCCTCGGCATCGCCGGCAGCGACGGCCTCGGCCAGGATGCCGGCGCGTTTCTCGGCAAGGCATCCGGTGCGATCGTCACGTCCGACCTGGCCGAAGGCCTGAAGGGTGCCGACGTGCTGATCGACTTCACCCGCCCCGAAGGCACGCTGCAGCACGCCGAATACTGCGCCGCGCACGGCATCAAGCTGGTGATCGGCACCACCGGTTTCGACGATGCGGGCAAGGCCGCGCTGAAGGCCGCCGCCGAAAAAACGGCCATCGTGTTCGCGCCGAACATGAGCGTGGGTGTGAACGTCACGCTCAAGCTGCTGGAGCTGGCCGCGAAAAGCCTGTCCACCGGCTACGACATCGAGATCATCGAAGCGCACCACCGCCACAAGGTCGATGCGCCGTCCGGTACCGCGCTGAAGATGGGCGAAGTGATCGCCGACGCGCTGGGCCGCGACCTGAAGGAATGCGCCGTGTACGGCCGCGAAGGCGTGACGGGCGAGCGCGATCCGTCGACGATCGGCTTTGCCACGATCCGCGGCGGCGACATCATCGGCGACCACACAGTGCTGTTCGCCGGCACCGGCGAGCGCATCGAGATCAGCCACAAGTCCAGCAGCCGCGCCGGCTATGCGCAAGGCTCCCTGCGGGCATCGCGCTTCCTGGCCGACAAGAGCACCGGCCTGTTCGACATGTACGACGTGCTGGGCCTGAACCAGTAAGACATGGAGCACTTTACGTTCGCCGGCTACTGGGAGCGGGGCGACGCGATCAGCCATGCTGTCGCGTACTTCCTGCTGGCCATGTCGCTGGCGAGCTGGTTCTTCATCCTGTCGAAAGGGCTGATGGCATGGCGCGTGCGCCGCAGCGCGCGCGTGGTGCAGCGCTTCTGGGATGCGCCCACGCTGGCCGATGGCGTGGCCGTCGTGTCGGCGGGCGATCCCGAAGGCATCTATCTCGCGCTCGCCGAGCAGGGCACCGTGGCGGCCCCCGCGGGCAAGGGCCATTCGCTCGGCACCTCGGTGGGCCGCTCCGAACAGGTCACGCGGCTGCTGCGCGATGCGATCCACCGTTCCACCGTGCGGCTCGAATCGGGCCTCACGCTGCTGGCGTCGATCGCTTCCACCGCGCCATTCGTGGGCCTGCTGGGTACCGTGTGGGGCATCTACCATGCGCTGGCCGCCGTGTCGTCGTCCGGCACCGTGGAGATCGACAAGGTGGCCGGCCCCGTTGGCGAAGCGCTGATCATGACCGGCGTGGGCCTGATGGTGGCGATTCCCGCCGTGCTGGCCTATAACGGTTTCAATCGCATCAACCGGCTCACGCTGTCCGAGCTCGACGCGTTCGCCCACGACCTGCACGCCTACCTGACGAAGGATTGAGCGACCATGGCATTTGGCGCGTTCAACCATCACCGGCAAAAGGAAGCGATGGCCGACATCAACGTGACGCCGATGGTGGACGTGATGCTGGTGCTGCTGGTGATCTTCATCCTGTCCGCGCCGATGTTCACGCATGCCGTGAAGCTCGACCTGCCGAAAGCGCAGGCTGCGAACGCGCCGCAGCCTGCCGATGCGGTGAAGATCTCGATCGATGCCGAAGGCACCGTGTACTGGAACGATGAGGTGGTAAAGCCCGCCGAACTGCAGCCGCGCCTGGCCTCGGCCGCGCGGCGCGAACCGCAACCCGAACTGCAATTGCGCGCCGACCGCGCCACCCGCTACGAAGCGGTGGCGCAACTGATGGCGGCGGCGCAGCAGGAAGGCTTGACGAAGCTGGTCTTCGTCACCGACCCGAAGGAAAAGAAACAATGACAACCATCACCCTGGATGGCGCGGCGATCCGCGACGAAGCGGCTTTTCATGCCGCCAGCCGCGCGGCATTCGGTTTCAACGACCACGTGGCACCCACGATGGATTCGTGGATCGATGCGCTTTCCTACCTGCGCGACGACGAGGGCATGACGAAGTTCCGGCTCAAGCCGAACGAGGTACTGGAAATCGTGGTCACGAACGCCGCCGCCATGAAGGCCGCGGTGCCCGACCTGCTGGAAGAAATCGCCTTCTGCATCGGCGGCATCAACGAGCGCTACGAGGATTACGGCGAGAAGCCGGCACTGAAGCTCGTATTGAAATAGAGGTGCAGGCCGGTCCAGGGCCTGGTGTCAGGGAGGAGTGATGGCTTGCACAGGGCCTGGTGTCAGACACCTTTTCGCTTGCGAAAAGGTGTCTGACACCGGTTCTCCCCAGAAGCACAGTTATTGCGCCTTTTCCCCCGGCGCCAGCGTCAGCACATCGAACCCGGTCGCCGTCACGGCCACCATGTGCTCCCACTGCGCGGACAGCGACCTGTCCGCCGTCACCACGGTCCAGCCATCCGGCAGCGAGCGCGTCTGGTGCTTGCCGGCGTTGATCATCGGCTCGATCGTGAAGATCATGCCCGGCTCCAGCGTGAGACCGAGGCCGGGGCGGCCATAATGCAGCACCTGCGGGTCTTCGTGGTACACCATGCCGATGCCGTGGCC is part of the Pseudoduganella lutea genome and encodes:
- a CDS encoding outer membrane protein assembly factor BamE produces the protein MAVALGGCAGKTVLGPKEGAQVAQQANPVVDPAQGAVTTKASQIQRFMWFFSPYRPDIQQGNFVSKEMLAQLKTGMTRDQVRFIMGSPLLNDIFHENRWDYPFRFARGDGELTTSSVVVYFDKEGKVERFEGGELPTEREYIARIAGPIRQFKKDEKRNSENQPAAQRAPLPSGQDAGNRNPVEVTTSPGGQ
- the dapB gene encoding 4-hydroxy-tetrahydrodipicolinate reductase is translated as MSTLNIAIAGAGGRMGRMLVEAVLNADDLRLSGALGIAGSDGLGQDAGAFLGKASGAIVTSDLAEGLKGADVLIDFTRPEGTLQHAEYCAAHGIKLVIGTTGFDDAGKAALKAAAEKTAIVFAPNMSVGVNVTLKLLELAAKSLSTGYDIEIIEAHHRHKVDAPSGTALKMGEVIADALGRDLKECAVYGREGVTGERDPSTIGFATIRGGDIIGDHTVLFAGTGERIEISHKSSSRAGYAQGSLRASRFLADKSTGLFDMYDVLGLNQ
- a CDS encoding MotA/TolQ/ExbB proton channel family protein; protein product: MEHFTFAGYWERGDAISHAVAYFLLAMSLASWFFILSKGLMAWRVRRSARVVQRFWDAPTLADGVAVVSAGDPEGIYLALAEQGTVAAPAGKGHSLGTSVGRSEQVTRLLRDAIHRSTVRLESGLTLLASIASTAPFVGLLGTVWGIYHALAAVSSSGTVEIDKVAGPVGEALIMTGVGLMVAIPAVLAYNGFNRINRLTLSELDAFAHDLHAYLTKD
- a CDS encoding ExbD/TolR family protein — protein: MAFGAFNHHRQKEAMADINVTPMVDVMLVLLVIFILSAPMFTHAVKLDLPKAQAANAPQPADAVKISIDAEGTVYWNDEVVKPAELQPRLASAARREPQPELQLRADRATRYEAVAQLMAAAQQEGLTKLVFVTDPKEKKQ
- a CDS encoding barstar family protein, which encodes MTTITLDGAAIRDEAAFHAASRAAFGFNDHVAPTMDSWIDALSYLRDDEGMTKFRLKPNEVLEIVVTNAAAMKAAVPDLLEEIAFCIGGINERYEDYGEKPALKLVLK